A genomic stretch from Leptospira congkakensis includes:
- a CDS encoding type II toxin-antitoxin system MqsA family antitoxin: protein MKDKKWIDCPVCGETNSMVFKTDVSENFNIKDYGNLKINNLEGYYCKNCKDGILTRKSQNHINAAIAEFKAKKDAEVTVAADLISVDEMAKKLKLSRQSIHKMMNIGKIRYVFVGDIRLPLKNQKVSHK from the coding sequence ATGAAAGATAAAAAATGGATCGATTGTCCTGTCTGTGGTGAAACAAATTCTATGGTTTTCAAAACTGATGTCTCAGAAAATTTCAATATTAAAGATTACGGAAACCTAAAAATCAATAATCTAGAAGGTTACTATTGCAAAAATTGCAAAGACGGAATTCTTACGCGAAAATCTCAAAATCACATTAATGCTGCAATTGCTGAATTTAAGGCTAAAAAAGATGCTGAAGTTACTGTAGCTGCGGATCTTATTAGTGTTGATGAAATGGCAAAGAAGTTAAAATTGTCTCGCCAATCTATTCATAAAATGATGAACATTGGAAAAATCAGATATGTTTTCGTTGGCGATATTAGATTACCTTTAAAAAACCAAAAAGTCTCTCATAAATAA